A window of Gadus chalcogrammus isolate NIFS_2021 chromosome 16, NIFS_Gcha_1.0, whole genome shotgun sequence contains these coding sequences:
- the LOC130406386 gene encoding extracellular calcium-sensing receptor-like, with translation MFLLNDLIVSSAALFTECASIGEEESNSFYEDGDVVLGGIFPLHYTRVSSLPTYTSKPEPGSHNFSARALRWMQTMTFAIREINQRSDLLPALRLGFHIRDSCNDVPVSLKASLLLVNGQPGPPAIRNVSLEAVGEHSGKGDLISSGFRSPVLGCADVTRSPSPVIIGDASSGVSMALLRSLGPFQIPLVSYFASCSCLSEQTEFPMFMRTMPSDAFQVRALARLVSHFGWTWVGVIGLESDYARFAIQLFLHESSLYGVCAAYVHLYPVVLSQQPLDELLDIIQGSSSKVIINFNSESEVQSIMRAIRQRNITGIQWIASEAWATAKSLWEEFGDLLSGTLGFGIRRAEVIPGLKQHLSRLRPSNIQDSSFLTELWEETLNCRLNGSVNTHSHMVNHLDRKPCSGMEDLNDVYSAFSDVSQLRVSYNVYKAVYLVAHALQKMSDCEAGQGPFVNGSCGKPQSLEPWQLFHYMKNTKFSILGEKVDFDRNGDPIASYDLMNWRREQDGSLRLLKVGFYDTSLSPELSLVVNDSAIQWPVRQQAVRSVCSESCPPGKRVARRKGKPVCCFDCVTCAEGEVSNNTDSLDCTRCPEDMWPNDMRNLCLPKNVEFLSYKEPMGIVLCTGSVLGTSSSLLVLAMFYKHRATPVVRANNMELSFFLLLFLATCFLIGLLFIGEPSDWLCRIRYPAFGISFALCISCLLAKTVVVLMAFRATLPGSGVMKLFGPNQQRASVLLCTLVQGLICIIWLLTYPPFTNCNTGYLRNTIIIECATGSEVGFWCVLGYIGLLACLCFFMAFLARELPDNFNEAKFITFSMLIFFAVWITFIPVYVSTAGKYTVAVHIFAILASAYGLLFCIFAPKCYIIIFKPEKNSKKNMMRK, from the exons ATGTTCCTCTTGAACGACCTTATTGTAAGTTCAGCTGCCCTCTTCACAGAGTGTGCTTCCATCGGAGAAGAAGAATCAAACAGTTTTTACGAAGACGGAGATGTGGTGTTAGGGGGCATCTTTCCTCTACACTACACCCGTGTGTCTTCTCTTCCAACGTACACATCCAAACCAGAACCTGGTTCACACAA TTTCAGTGCACGGGCCCTGCGTTGGATGCAGACCATGACTTTTGCTATCAGGGAGATCAACCAGCGCAGTGACTTGCTGCCTGCGTTGAGGCTGGGTTTTCACATCAGAGACAGCTGCAACGACGTCCCTGTGTCTCTGAAGGCCTCCCTGCTTCTGGTGAATGGACAGCCAGGCCCCCCAGCCATCAGGAATGTGAGTCTGGAGGCAGTCGGGGAGCATTCTGGCAAGGGTGATCTGATCAGTTCAGGCTTCAGGTCTCCAGTGTTAGGTTGTGCCGATGTCACCAGGTCCCCGTCTCCTGTTATCATAGGAGATGCATCCTCTGGTGTGTCGATGGCTTTGCTTAGAAGTTTGGGCCCCTTTCAGATCCCCCTG GTGAGCTACTTTGCCTCCTGCAGCTGTCTGAGCGAGCAGACAGAGTTTCCCATGTTCATGCGCACCATGCCTAGCGATGCCTTCCAGGTCAGAGCCCTGGCCCGCTTGGTCAGCCACTTTGGCTGGACCTGGGTGGGGGTCATTGGCCTGGAGTCTGACTATGCCCGCTTCGCCATACAGCTTTTTCTCCACGAGTCGTCCCTTTATGGCGTGTGTGCTGCCTATGTTCATCTCTACCCTGTGGTTCTGAGTCAGCAGCCTCTGGATGAGCTTCTGGATATCATTCAG GGGTCATCTTCAAAGGTCATAATTAACTTCAACAGTGAGTCAGAAGTGCAAAGCATCATGAGAGCCATTCGACAGAGGAATATCACAGGCATCCAGTGGATCGCGAGTGAGGCCTGGGCCACAGCCAAGTCGCTCTGGGAGGAGTTTGGCGACCTCTTGAGCGGCACCTTGGGCTTCGGTATTCGCAGAGCCGAGGTAATTCCGGGGTTGAAGCAGCATCTGTCCAGGCTTCGACCGTCCAACATCCAAGACTCGTCTTTCCTCACAGAGCTCTGGGAGGAGACACTCAACTGCAGACTGAACGGCTCTGttaacacacattctcacatggTCAATCATCTGGATCGAAAGCCTTGCAGTGGTATGGAGGATTTAAACGACGTGTACTCTGCCTTCTCAGATGTGAGCCAGCTTAGGGTGTCGTATAACGTGTACAAGGCTGTGTATTTGGTGGCCCATGCACTGCAGAAAATGAGTGACTGTGAGGCGGGGCAGGGGCCCTTTGTGAACGGCTCCTGTGGAAAACCTCAAAGTCTAGAGCCGTGGCAG CTGTTCCACTACATGAAGAATACTAAGTTCTCCATATTGGGTGAAAAAGTGGACTTTGATCGTAACGGTGACCCCATCGCTTCGTATGACCTCATGAACTGGAGACGGGAGCAGGATGGCTCTCTGCGGCTGCTGAAGGTGGGCTTTTACGACACCTCCCTGTCTCCAGAGCTCAGCCTGGTGGTGAATGATTCTGCCATTCAGTGGCCTGTTAGGCAACAG GCGGTCCGGTCTGTGTGCAGTGAGAGCTGCCCACCAGGGAAGCGTGTAGccaggaggaaggggaagcCTGTCTGCTGTTTTGACTGTGTCACCTGCGCTGAAGGGGAGGTCAGCAACAACACCG ATTCTTTGGACTGCACACGGTGCCCAGAAGACATGTGGCCTAACGACATGAGAAACCTTTGCCTCCCAAAGAATGTTGAGTTCTTGTCTTACAAGGAGCCAATGGGTATTGTTCTATGTACTGGATCAGTTCTTGGAACGAGTTCCTCTCTCCTTGTTCTGGCTATGTTCTATAAACACAGGGCCACACCTGTTGTCCGGGCAAACAACATGGAACTGAGCTTCTTCCTTCTGTTGTTCCTGGCCACCTGTTTCCTCATTGGGCTTTTGTTCATCGGTgagccctctgattggctgtgccgTATCCGGTACCCAGCGTTCGGCATCAGCTTTGCTCTATGCATCTCCTGCCTCCTAGCTAAGACAGTAGTGGTCCTAATGGCTTTCAGGGCCACACTGCCAGGAAGTGGTGTTATGAAGTTGTTCGGACCCAATCAGCAAAGAGCAAGTGTTCTTCTTTGCACGCTGGTCCAG GGCTTGATCTGTATTATCTGGCTGCTCACCTACCCACCTTTCACCAATTGCAACACAGGCTACCTCAGGAACACCATCATCATTGAGTGTGCTACCGGCTCGGAGGTCGGCTTCTGGTGTGTTCTCGGCTACATCGGCCTGTTAGCATGCCTGTGTTTTTTCATGGCGTTTTTGGCCCGTGAGTTGCCTGACAATTTCAATGAAGCTAAATTCATTACGTTCAGCATGCTAATTTTCTTTGCAGTGTGGATCACTTTCATTCCCGTCTACGTTAGCACCGCCGGTAAATACACCGTTGCTGTGCATATTTTTGCAATTCTGGCTTCTGCTTATGGTCTActgttttgtatttttgctCCAAAGTGCTACATTATCATTTTCAAGCCAGAAAAAAACAGCAAGAAAAATATGATGCGTAAATGA